From Streptomyces sp. NBC_01551:
TGTCGCTCACGGAACTGCTCCTCATATGTACGAACCGGTCAAGTGGAACGGAACAGTCTTACACTGCTCCGACGATGTCGACGACGAACACCAGGGTGGAGTTGGCCGGCAGGTCCTCACCCTTGGCCTGGTCCTTGTACGCCTGCTCCGGCGGGATCACCAGCAGCACACGGCTGCCGACCTTCTTGCCCACCAGGCCCTTGTCCCAGCCCTCGATGACCTGACCCTCACCGATCTTCGTCGAGAAGGGGGCACCGGTCTTCCACGACGTGTCGAACAGCTTCGCCGCGTCCTTGCCCTGGTTCGGCGCCCACGCGGCACCGCTGTACTGCATGTACACGGTCTGGCCGTTCTTGATCTCCGGGCCCTTGCCCTCGATCAGGACCTTGTCGACCAGCTCCTTCGGAGGGTCGTTCTTCGGGACCGTGATCGTCGCGGCCTCGTCCTTGTCGGCCTTGACCTGCGGCAGCTCCGACGGGATCGGCGCCTGCGTGCCCTCGACCTTCTTCGGCATCACCGAGTCCAGGTCCAGCACGAAGATCAGGTTGTCCTTCGGGCCGACACCCAGCTGCGGCTGGCCCTGCGGACCGAAGGCGGCCTCCGGCGGCGCCACGACCAGCACCCGGCTGCCGACCTTCTTGCCCAGCACCGACTCGCTGAACATCGGGACGATCGTCTGCGAACCGGCCGGGACGACGAGCGGCGTGCCGTCCTTGTCGTAGGACCCGGCCAGCTCCTTGCCGTCCTTCCAGATCTTGCCCGTGTACTTCGTGACGACGAGATCGTCCTTCTTGATCTCGGGGCCCGTGCCCTCCTTGAGCGTGTTCACCACGAACTTGCCGCTCGGCTCGCCCTTGGGGGCGGTGATCTCCGCCTTC
This genomic window contains:
- a CDS encoding FKBP-type peptidyl-prolyl cis-trans isomerase, whose protein sequence is MRRRLAAALIVPALMLTAACGGGDDSGKKKDASPSASPSQPDVPKAVASADPMPTVKGEVGQKAEITAPKGEPSGKFVVNTLKEGTGPEIKKDDLVVTKYTGKIWKDGKELAGSYDKDGTPLVVPAGSQTIVPMFSESVLGKKVGSRVLVVAPPEAAFGPQGQPQLGVGPKDNLIFVLDLDSVMPKKVEGTQAPIPSELPQVKADKDEAATITVPKNDPPKELVDKVLIEGKGPEIKNGQTVYMQYSGAAWAPNQGKDAAKLFDTSWKTGAPFSTKIGEGQVIEGWDKGLVGKKVGSRVLLVIPPEQAYKDQAKGEDLPANSTLVFVVDIVGAV